In the genome of Bradyrhizobium sp. CB3481, the window GAAGTTTTTCGAGGGTATCGGCCAGCAGGCGATCAAGGATCAGCTCAAGGCTAATACCGATGAGGTGATGGCGCGCGGCGGATTCGGGTCGCCGACCATCTTCGTCGGCAAGACCGACATGTATTTCGGCAATGACCGCATGCCCTTGATCCGCGAGGCGCTCGAGCGGCTGAAGGTGCAGGCCGCCTGATGCCGCGCGCCGTCGTCTGCCGCGAGCTCGGGCCGCCCGAGAATCTGCGCCTGGAAACATTTGCACCCGCGCCGCTGGCGCCCGGGCAGGTGCGCGTCGCCATTCGGGCCGCCGGGCTGAATTTCCCCGACGTGCTGATGGTGGCGGGCGAATATCAGCTCAAGCCGCCGCTGCCGTTCACCCCGGGCATGGAGGCCGCGGGTGATATTGTCGAGGTCCACGCGGCGGAAGGTGTCGCCGTGGGCGACCGCGTGATCGTCAGGATGCGGCACGGCGCCTATTGCGACGAGGCCGTCGCCACGCCCTCGCAGCTCACCAAACTGCCCTCGACCTTCGACTATGCCGAGGGCGCGACATTCCTGGCCGGCCACGGCACGGCGTATCATGCGCTGATCGACCGCGGGCAGCTGCGGGCCGGCGAGGTGCTGCTGGTGCATGGCGCCGGCGGCGGCGTCGGGCTCGCCGCCGTCGAGATCGGCAAGATGCTGGGGGCGACCGTCATCGCCACGGCCTCAAGCGACGAGAAGCTGGCGATTGCCAAAGCGAGGGGCGCCGACCATCTCGTCCGCTACGATCGTGAGCCATTCCGCGATGCCGTCAAGCGCATCACAGATGGGCGAGGCGTCGACGTCGTGTTCGATCCGGTCGGTGGCGAAGTATTCGAAAACTCGATGCGCTGCATCAACTGGGGCGCGCGGCTTCTGATCATCGGCTTCACCGGCGGCATCGGCCTTGCGAAGACGAATCTGTTGATGATCAAGGGCGCGAGCGTGCTCGGCGTCCGCGCCGGCGAGGCGGTGCGGCGAAACCCCGCGCTCGGCGAGGTCAGGATCAAGGCGCTGACGGAATGGGCGGAAGCCGGAAAGATCCGCCCCAACGTCTCGCACCGCCTGCCGCTGGAAGACTACGCCCAGGCGATGCGGCTGTTGATCGAGCGCAAGGCGATCGGTCGGGTGGCGCTGGTGATGGGGTGACTCTCTCCGTCGTCCCCGCGAAGGCGGGGACCCATACCGCGTGATCTACCGAGAAGGCAAACTGGCGGACGTCCGTCGCAAAACTAAAGCCGGTGGGTATGGGTCCCGGCTCGCGCTCGCGTTGCTCGCTTGGCCGGGACGACAGCGCTGACATCGTGGGCAAAGCGAAGCGTGCCCGTTGTCGCCGCAAAAGAGGTGGGCACGTCGCTTGCGCTCCTCTGCCCACCCTACGATGACTGTCATGCTCCGCGCATGCGGGGCATCCAGTACGCCGCGGCCGATCGATTTAAGCACCAGCGCCTCTGGAATACTGGATCACCCGCATTCGCGGGTGATGACGGGAGAGGTAAATTTCTCATCCTGCAAGAACGCAATCGTCTGTGCGATCGCGGTGCTATTTCGCACCAGCCAAGGATGTGAGGAGGGGATCACGATGTGATCCGCCATTCCTTCAAGTTTGGTGTTGGCAATCGACACCCGTCCGTCATGCGGCTTTGGCAGAAACCGTGACGCGATTGGATAGATCGAGCGGTTTCCGGCGATGATGCCGACGGGATAATCGACCGGCGGAAACAGCGCATTGATTGCATCATCTCGCAGCGTGCCGAGCTGCTGTCCCGCCGGTCCGAAAAAGGCGCGGTAGAGCCTGAGATGCCCGAGGCGATCGGCGATCTCGCTGCCGCTGTTCGGCGTGCCAAGCATGACGACGCGGCCCAAAGCTTCAGGCCGATGCCTCGCGATATACACGCGCGCGAGCAAGCCGCCCATGGAATGGCAGACGAAATGGACGGAGCCGTCGACCCGATCGGCAAACCGTTGAATGGAGGGATGGATGTCCTCCGCCAGCCCTTCAAGCGCCTTGCGGCGGCTGGCATAGTCCAGATTGTGAGTAGCGAAGCCGGCGGCTTCCAGCGCCGCCTGCATTTTCCGAAACGATCGTGCCGTTCTGCTGATGCCGTGCAGCAGGACGACGCCGTGAATACACTCGGTCATTCCGGGGCGATGCGGAGCATCGAACCCGGAATCTCGAGATCCCGGGTCTGGCGCTGACGCACCATCCCGGGATGACTGCTTCGCAGTCACTTGTACTCCCGCTCGTGCCACCACGGGAAATAATCCGGCATGTCGCTCGACACCTTGTTCTTGAACTGCGCCGGGCGCTTTTCCAGGAACGAGACCACGCCTTCCTTGACGTCATCCGAGCGGCCGCGGGCGTAGATGCCGCGGCTGTCGATCTTGTGGGCTTCCATCGGATCGTCGGCGCCGAGCATGCGCCACATCATCTGCCGGATCAACGCCACCGAAACCGGCGCGGTCTTGGCGGCGAATTCCTTGGCGAGGGCGCGAGCGGTCGCCAACAGCTCATCCGGCGGCACCACCTTGCTGACGAGGCGGCCGGCGAGCGCTTCCTGCGCCGGGAAGACACGGCCCGAGTAGCACCATTCCAGCGCCTGCGAGATGCCGACGATGCGCGGCAGGAACCAGCTCGAGGCGGCCTCCGGCACGATGCCGCGCTGGGAGAACACGAAGCCGAAGCGCGCCGCTTCGGAGGCGATGCGGATATCCATCGCGAGCTGCATGGTGACGCCGATGCCGACGGCAGGGCCGTTCACCGCCGCGATCACAGGCTTCAGGCACTTGAAGATCCGCAGCGTCACCTGGCCGCCGCCATCGCGCACCTGCGGATCGCTGTAATCCACCGCACCGCTGGCGAGCCGCTTGACCGGCCCGCGCCGCGCGTCGCGGTCGAACGTATTGGCGCC includes:
- a CDS encoding alpha/beta fold hydrolase, with the protein product MTECIHGVVLLHGISRTARSFRKMQAALEAAGFATHNLDYASRRKALEGLAEDIHPSIQRFADRVDGSVHFVCHSMGGLLARVYIARHRPEALGRVVMLGTPNSGSEIADRLGHLRLYRAFFGPAGQQLGTLRDDAINALFPPVDYPVGIIAGNRSIYPIASRFLPKPHDGRVSIANTKLEGMADHIVIPSSHPWLVRNSTAIAQTIAFLQDEKFTSPVITRECG
- a CDS encoding NADPH:quinone oxidoreductase family protein, whose amino-acid sequence is MPRAVVCRELGPPENLRLETFAPAPLAPGQVRVAIRAAGLNFPDVLMVAGEYQLKPPLPFTPGMEAAGDIVEVHAAEGVAVGDRVIVRMRHGAYCDEAVATPSQLTKLPSTFDYAEGATFLAGHGTAYHALIDRGQLRAGEVLLVHGAGGGVGLAAVEIGKMLGATVIATASSDEKLAIAKARGADHLVRYDREPFRDAVKRITDGRGVDVVFDPVGGEVFENSMRCINWGARLLIIGFTGGIGLAKTNLLMIKGASVLGVRAGEAVRRNPALGEVRIKALTEWAEAGKIRPNVSHRLPLEDYAQAMRLLIERKAIGRVALVMG
- a CDS encoding crotonase/enoyl-CoA hydratase family protein, with amino-acid sequence MAYETIKYEVDDQILTITLNRPDKLNAFNAAMQQELIDAFDAADKDDNVRAIIVTGAGRGFCAGADLSSGANTFDRDARRGPVKRLASGAVDYSDPQVRDGGGQVTLRIFKCLKPVIAAVNGPAVGIGVTMQLAMDIRIASEAARFGFVFSQRGIVPEAASSWFLPRIVGISQALEWCYSGRVFPAQEALAGRLVSKVVPPDELLATARALAKEFAAKTAPVSVALIRQMMWRMLGADDPMEAHKIDSRGIYARGRSDDVKEGVVSFLEKRPAQFKNKVSSDMPDYFPWWHEREYK